A region of Paraburkholderia largidicola DNA encodes the following proteins:
- a CDS encoding Lrp/AsnC family transcriptional regulator, whose amino-acid sequence MNAISLDATDCRILTVLQHEGRISNLDLAERISLSPSACLRRLRLLEEQGVIERYRACLNREVLGFELEAFVQVSMRNDQENWHERFADALRDWPEVVGAFVVTGETHYLLRVLAHNLKHYSDFVLSRLYKAPGVLDIRSNIVLQTLKEDSGVPVALVTSAKAQQPG is encoded by the coding sequence ATGAACGCGATCTCACTGGACGCCACCGATTGCCGTATCTTGACGGTGCTGCAGCACGAAGGACGAATCAGCAATCTGGATCTGGCGGAGCGCATCTCGCTTTCGCCGTCCGCGTGTCTACGACGTTTGCGCCTGCTGGAAGAGCAGGGCGTGATCGAGCGTTATCGCGCGTGTCTGAACCGCGAAGTGCTGGGGTTCGAACTGGAAGCGTTCGTGCAGGTGTCGATGCGCAACGACCAGGAGAACTGGCACGAGCGCTTTGCCGACGCGCTGCGCGACTGGCCGGAAGTGGTCGGCGCGTTCGTCGTGACGGGCGAGACGCATTATCTGCTGCGGGTGCTCGCCCACAACCTCAAGCACTATTCGGATTTCGTGCTCAGCCGCCTGTACAAGGCGCCTGGCGTATTGGACATCCGCTCGAATATCGTGCTGCAGACGCTGAAGGAAGATTCGGGCGTGCCCGTCGCGCTGGTGACGAGCGCAAAGGCGCAACAACCGGGCTAG
- a CDS encoding flavin reductase family protein: protein MKHANPPNFDNDAFRRALSQFATGVTVITTRAPSGALIGITASSFNSVSLAPPLVLWSLATRSASMPVFRSNSHYVVNVLASTQLDLCKRFATVKGDRFEGVSHAAGDTGMPVLDGALAWFECHNRSRYDEGDHVIFVGEVERCGVHDQAAETEPLVFQNGDFHGLKRLG, encoded by the coding sequence ATGAAGCACGCCAACCCGCCCAATTTCGACAACGACGCCTTTCGCCGCGCACTCAGCCAGTTCGCGACGGGCGTCACCGTCATTACGACACGCGCGCCGTCGGGCGCGTTGATCGGGATCACGGCCAGTTCATTCAATTCCGTCTCGCTGGCGCCGCCGCTCGTGCTGTGGAGTCTCGCGACACGCTCGGCCTCGATGCCCGTGTTCCGCTCGAACAGTCATTATGTCGTCAATGTGCTGGCCTCGACACAGCTCGATCTGTGCAAGCGCTTTGCAACCGTCAAGGGCGACCGATTCGAAGGGGTGTCGCACGCGGCGGGCGACACGGGGATGCCCGTGCTCGACGGCGCACTCGCGTGGTTCGAATGCCATAACCGCAGCCGCTACGACGAAGGCGACCACGTCATTTTTGTCGGCGAAGTGGAGCGCTGCGGCGTCCACGACCAGGCCGCGGAAACCGAGCCACTCGTGTTCCAGAACGGCGATTTTCACGGCCTGAAGCGGCTCGGCTGA
- the msrA gene encoding peptide-methionine (S)-S-oxide reductase MsrA → MSQSVETATLGGGCFWCLEAVYLGVDGVTSVESGYAGGQVDNPSYEQVCDGDTGHAEVVNVEFDPARITYREILDIFFAIHDPTQLNRQGNDVGTQYRSVIFTHSDAQRDTALQAIREIGAEGIYDGQIVTQVLPLDGNYFAAEAYHQNYFAQHPDQGYCAFVVAPKVAKFRQKFAHRIKAGA, encoded by the coding sequence ATGAGTCAGTCAGTCGAGACCGCCACGCTGGGCGGCGGGTGTTTCTGGTGTCTGGAAGCGGTGTATCTGGGCGTCGATGGGGTGACGTCGGTGGAATCGGGGTATGCGGGCGGGCAGGTCGACAATCCGTCGTATGAGCAGGTGTGCGACGGCGACACGGGGCACGCGGAAGTCGTCAACGTCGAGTTCGATCCGGCGCGCATCACTTATCGCGAGATCCTCGATATTTTCTTCGCGATCCATGATCCGACCCAGCTTAACCGCCAGGGAAACGATGTCGGCACGCAATACCGGTCGGTGATCTTCACGCACTCGGACGCGCAGCGCGACACGGCCCTGCAGGCGATCCGCGAGATCGGCGCCGAAGGCATCTACGACGGCCAGATCGTCACGCAGGTGCTGCCGCTCGACGGCAACTACTTTGCTGCCGAGGCGTATCACCAGAACTACTTTGCGCAGCATCCGGATCAGGGCTATTGCGCGTTCGTCGTCGCACCGAAGGTGGCGAAGTTCCGCCAGAAGTTCGCGCATCGGATCAAGGCCGGCGCGTGA
- a CDS encoding DUF72 domain-containing protein has protein sequence MEEEAAPEAPDASLQLDMFGNPVEQAPVTAVSTPEASSSKTAAAPSDAPPKKRRARDVLAAPPSDEVVHLASQLPPQVHLGTSTWSFPGWKGIVYGDDYSNSKLSRDGLTAYGAHPLLRTVSIDRSFYAPLTVTDYLRYAQQVPDHFRFIVKAPALVTDATVRAERGEPVSENPCFLSAQLAIDEFVRPCIDGLGAKAGALVFQFSPLPNEMLARPALFVDRLTAFLAALPPLEGDTCYAVEIRDASLLTPRLIRALKATGVRYCVGIHARMPDPSRQAAALAMLDDAPSGPLIVRWSLHGGFKYEQAKAKYEPFDKLVDEDPDTRTALAVLAARYAIAGQPVLIAANNKAEGSAPLTCVKLAAQIAAACERLRSAQKENAAQSS, from the coding sequence ATGGAAGAAGAAGCGGCACCCGAAGCGCCCGACGCCTCCCTGCAACTCGACATGTTCGGCAATCCCGTCGAGCAGGCGCCTGTCACGGCTGTTTCAACGCCTGAAGCGTCTTCTTCCAAAACGGCTGCCGCGCCCAGCGACGCGCCGCCAAAAAAGCGCCGCGCCCGCGACGTTCTCGCCGCGCCGCCTTCCGACGAAGTCGTTCACCTCGCCAGCCAGTTGCCGCCGCAAGTGCATCTCGGCACCTCGACGTGGTCCTTTCCAGGCTGGAAAGGCATCGTCTACGGCGACGACTACAGCAACAGCAAGCTTTCGCGCGATGGCCTCACCGCCTATGGCGCGCATCCGCTGCTGCGCACGGTGAGCATCGACCGCTCGTTCTATGCGCCGCTCACCGTCACCGACTATCTGCGCTACGCGCAGCAGGTGCCGGACCATTTCCGCTTCATCGTGAAAGCGCCCGCGCTCGTCACCGACGCCACCGTGCGCGCCGAGCGCGGCGAGCCGGTGTCGGAGAATCCCTGCTTTCTGAGCGCGCAACTGGCCATCGACGAATTCGTGCGGCCGTGCATCGACGGGCTCGGCGCGAAGGCGGGCGCGCTCGTGTTCCAGTTTTCGCCGCTGCCCAACGAGATGCTTGCGCGGCCGGCCCTCTTCGTCGACCGGCTGACGGCGTTCCTGGCGGCGCTGCCGCCGCTCGAAGGCGATACCTGCTATGCCGTCGAAATCCGCGATGCGTCTTTACTGACGCCGCGCCTGATTCGCGCGCTGAAGGCGACGGGGGTGCGGTACTGCGTCGGCATTCACGCGCGGATGCCCGATCCGTCGCGGCAGGCCGCCGCGCTCGCGATGCTGGATGACGCGCCATCGGGGCCGCTGATCGTGCGCTGGAGCCTGCACGGCGGCTTCAAGTACGAACAGGCAAAAGCGAAGTACGAACCGTTCGACAAACTCGTCGACGAAGACCCCGACACCCGCACCGCCCTCGCCGTGCTGGCCGCGCGTTACGCGATTGCGGGCCAGCCGGTGCTGATCGCCGCGAACAACAAGGCCGAAGGCTCCGCGCCGCTGACCTGCGTGAAGCTGGCGGCGCAAATCGCGGCCGCGTGCGAGCGGCTTCGCAGCGCACAAAAAGAAAACGCGGCGCAGTCCTCGTAG
- a CDS encoding SAM-dependent methyltransferase: MFWEKKLAQWVEEVKTKANIPARLVLWDGQQHDFGTFAAPQVTLKVNSASALPLLLEPSLDNLGEAYVKGKIDIEGKLSDIINISYSLARSTVTNASKLARVRRYFNHTKTSDKKAIQYHYDVSNEFYKLWLDENMVYSCAYFENGNEDLATAQIKKIDHILTKIQVQPGQRLLDIGCGWGALVLRAAQKFGAKCVGVTLSQNQFDLATQRVRAAGLEGQIEIRLQDYRDVQGQFDRITSVGMFEHVGRKNLPGYFQKIHDLLTDDGVAMNHGITSTDYDSGETALGGGEFIDKYVFPDGELPHISLALESMQRGGLEAFDVESLRRHYARTLDIWTENFEARAAEARSLVDDEKFRIWRVYLAGCAYAFENDDVSIYQVVCRKAGRSATTLPWSRRFMYEKAL; the protein is encoded by the coding sequence ATGTTCTGGGAGAAGAAGCTGGCGCAGTGGGTAGAAGAAGTAAAAACGAAGGCCAATATCCCAGCGCGCCTGGTGCTGTGGGATGGCCAGCAACATGACTTCGGCACGTTCGCCGCGCCGCAGGTCACGCTGAAAGTAAATAGCGCGTCCGCGCTGCCGTTATTGCTCGAACCGAGCCTGGACAATCTGGGCGAGGCGTATGTGAAGGGCAAGATCGACATCGAAGGCAAGCTGTCGGACATCATCAACATCAGCTATTCGCTGGCGCGAAGCACGGTGACGAATGCGAGCAAGCTCGCGCGCGTGCGACGCTATTTCAATCACACGAAAACGTCGGACAAGAAGGCGATCCAGTACCACTACGACGTCTCGAACGAGTTCTACAAGCTGTGGCTCGACGAGAACATGGTGTACTCGTGCGCGTACTTCGAGAACGGCAACGAAGATCTCGCTACCGCGCAGATCAAGAAGATCGATCACATCCTGACGAAGATCCAGGTGCAGCCGGGCCAGCGCCTGCTCGATATCGGCTGCGGCTGGGGCGCGCTGGTGCTGCGCGCGGCGCAGAAGTTCGGCGCGAAATGCGTGGGCGTGACGCTGTCGCAGAACCAGTTCGACCTCGCGACGCAGCGCGTGAGGGCAGCCGGGCTCGAAGGCCAGATCGAAATCCGGCTGCAGGATTATCGCGACGTGCAGGGGCAGTTCGACCGCATCACGAGCGTCGGCATGTTCGAGCACGTGGGCCGCAAGAATCTGCCCGGCTACTTCCAGAAGATTCACGACCTGCTCACGGATGACGGCGTCGCGATGAATCACGGCATCACGTCGACGGATTACGACAGCGGTGAAACGGCGCTGGGCGGCGGCGAGTTCATCGACAAGTACGTGTTCCCCGACGGCGAGCTGCCGCACATCAGTCTCGCGCTCGAATCGATGCAGCGCGGCGGGCTCGAAGCTTTCGACGTCGAAAGCCTGCGCCGCCACTACGCGCGCACGCTCGATATCTGGACGGAGAACTTCGAGGCGAGAGCGGCAGAAGCGAGGTCGCTCGTCGACGATGAAAAATTCCGCATCTGGCGCGTGTACCTCGCCGGCTGCGCGTATGCGTTCGAGAACGACGACGTGTCGATCTATCAGGTGGTGTGCCGCAAGGCGGGCCGCAGCGCGACGACGCTGCCCTGGTCGCGCCGCTTCATGTACGAGAAGGCGCTGTAA
- the pdxH gene encoding pyridoxamine 5'-phosphate oxidase — protein MSTLADLRKNYSLGSLDIADADPNPFRQFDVWFKQAIDAQLPEPNTMTLATVDARGRPSARIVLIKGVDERGFVFFTNYESRKGLELAQNPHASLLFYWIELERQVRIEGAVVKTSDAESDQYFASRPVGSRIGAWASEQSKVIESRAALEAREREFSAQYGDNPPRPPHWGGYRLIPDAIEFWQGRPSRLHDRLLFTRSGSADWTIARLSP, from the coding sequence ATGAGCACTCTTGCCGACCTCCGCAAAAACTATTCGCTCGGTTCGCTGGACATCGCCGACGCCGACCCGAACCCGTTCCGTCAGTTCGACGTGTGGTTCAAACAGGCCATCGACGCACAACTCCCCGAACCGAACACGATGACGCTTGCGACGGTCGACGCGCGCGGCCGGCCTTCGGCGCGCATCGTGCTGATCAAGGGTGTCGATGAGCGGGGCTTCGTGTTCTTCACGAACTACGAGAGCCGCAAGGGCCTCGAACTCGCGCAGAACCCACACGCAAGCCTCCTTTTCTACTGGATCGAACTCGAGCGCCAGGTGCGCATCGAGGGCGCCGTCGTCAAGACGAGCGACGCAGAAAGCGACCAATACTTCGCATCGCGTCCGGTCGGCTCACGCATCGGCGCATGGGCATCGGAGCAGAGCAAGGTGATTGAAAGCCGTGCCGCTTTGGAAGCGCGGGAACGCGAATTCAGCGCACAATACGGCGACAATCCGCCCCGGCCACCTCACTGGGGTGGCTATCGCCTGATCCCCGACGCAATCGAATTCTGGCAAGGACGGCCTTCACGTCTGCACGACCGGCTGCTCTTCACGCGTAGCGGCAGTGCCGACTGGACGATCGCCCGTCTGTCGCCCTGA
- the tcdA gene encoding tRNA cyclic N6-threonylcarbamoyladenosine(37) synthase TcdA, with amino-acid sequence MSTPLVTEHSDITTDPGAHETADRARRFGGVARLYGAPALAAFERAHVAVIGIGGVGSWAAEALARTAIGKITLIDLDNVAESNTNRQIHALDGNYGKPKVDAMAERIRLIDPQCDVRMIEDFIEPGNFDMVLGGGFDYVVDAIDSVRTKTALIAWCVEHKQPLITVGGAGGQLDPTRIRIDDLSQTIQDPLLSKVRGQLRKQHGFPRGPKAKFKVSAVYSDEPLIYPEAAVCDIDEEAEHVTTSPGHHGPVGLNCAGFGSSVCVTASFGFAAAAHVLRALAKQTA; translated from the coding sequence ATGTCCACGCCTCTCGTCACCGAGCATTCCGATATTACTACCGACCCCGGCGCCCATGAAACCGCCGACCGCGCCCGGCGTTTCGGCGGCGTCGCGCGGCTTTACGGCGCGCCGGCGCTCGCCGCGTTCGAGCGCGCGCACGTCGCCGTGATCGGCATTGGCGGCGTCGGCTCATGGGCGGCGGAAGCGCTCGCGCGCACGGCGATCGGCAAGATCACGCTGATCGATCTCGACAACGTCGCCGAGAGCAACACGAACCGGCAGATCCATGCGCTCGACGGCAATTACGGCAAGCCCAAGGTCGATGCGATGGCCGAGCGCATCCGGCTGATCGATCCGCAGTGCGATGTGCGCATGATCGAAGATTTTATCGAGCCGGGCAACTTCGACATGGTGCTGGGCGGCGGCTTCGACTACGTGGTCGATGCGATCGACAGCGTGCGCACGAAGACGGCGCTGATCGCGTGGTGCGTCGAGCACAAGCAGCCGCTGATCACGGTCGGCGGCGCGGGCGGCCAGCTCGATCCGACGCGTATCCGCATCGACGATCTTTCGCAGACCATTCAGGACCCACTGCTGTCGAAAGTGCGCGGCCAGTTGCGCAAGCAACATGGCTTTCCGCGTGGGCCGAAAGCGAAGTTCAAGGTGAGCGCGGTCTATTCGGACGAGCCGTTGATCTATCCGGAAGCGGCTGTTTGCGATATCGACGAAGAAGCTGAGCACGTCACGACGTCCCCCGGTCATCATGGCCCCGTGGGCCTGAACTGCGCGGGCTTTGGATCGAGCGTGTGCGTGACGGCGAGCTTCGGCTTTGCGGCCGCGGCACACGTGCTGCGCGCGCTGGCGAAGCAGACGGCCTGA
- the trxA gene encoding thioredoxin, whose product METTLATFEKDVISASMLAPVLVDFWAPWCGPCKTLGPMLEKLEAEYQGKWRLVKVNVDENQELAAHFQVRSIPHVVAFADGRPVDQFIGVLPEGQLRQFLDRLVPDGAEASRAEAAAAIAEGRREDAYDALKAALAYDPGFDEARLDLMELLLEDNRAEEAQKENDLLSPKTTQGIDARYNAIKTRLDAVDAAADLPPTDALEAAVASNPDNLEARFDLASALIARRKYDPALEHLLAIVTRDRTFRDDIGRKTMLSVFDLAAHQPELVAKWRRKLSASLN is encoded by the coding sequence ATGGAAACCACCCTCGCCACTTTCGAAAAGGACGTCATCAGCGCATCGATGCTCGCGCCCGTACTCGTCGACTTCTGGGCGCCGTGGTGTGGACCGTGCAAGACGCTCGGTCCGATGCTCGAAAAGCTCGAAGCCGAGTACCAAGGCAAATGGCGGCTCGTGAAGGTGAACGTCGACGAAAACCAGGAACTGGCCGCGCATTTCCAGGTGCGTAGCATTCCGCACGTCGTCGCGTTCGCGGACGGACGGCCCGTCGATCAGTTCATCGGCGTGCTGCCGGAAGGCCAGTTGCGCCAGTTCCTCGACCGTCTCGTGCCGGACGGCGCAGAAGCATCACGCGCGGAAGCGGCGGCAGCGATCGCCGAGGGCCGCCGCGAAGATGCGTACGACGCGCTCAAGGCCGCACTGGCGTACGACCCGGGTTTCGACGAAGCACGGCTCGATCTGATGGAACTGCTGCTCGAAGACAACCGCGCCGAAGAAGCCCAGAAAGAAAACGATCTGCTGTCGCCTAAAACGACGCAGGGCATCGACGCGCGCTACAACGCGATCAAGACGCGGCTCGATGCCGTCGACGCCGCCGCCGATCTGCCGCCCACGGACGCGCTCGAAGCCGCCGTCGCCAGCAATCCCGACAACCTCGAAGCACGTTTCGATCTGGCGAGCGCCCTGATCGCCCGTCGCAAGTACGACCCGGCACTCGAACATCTGCTTGCCATCGTGACGCGCGACCGCACGTTCCGCGACGACATCGGCCGCAAGACGATGTTGTCCGTGTTCGATCTCGCCGCGCATCAGCCGGAACTGGTGGCGAAATGGCGCCGCAAGCTGAGTGCGTCGTTGAACTGA
- a CDS encoding pirin family protein: MSSSIKAVLKPHVRDIGNLAVRRVLPAMAARLVGPFIFFDHMGPATLPAGTGLDVRPHPHIGLATVTYLFEGAIMHRDSLGSEQKIVPGDVNWMTAGRGIVHSERTPEPDRTNGSTVHGIQTWVALPLADEDVEPSFEHHAGATLPEIERNGVRLRIIAGSSFGETSPARTFSGTLYAAAHFSPGSVLALEPEHDERGVYLVDGDLSLDGEPLEVATMAVLTPGETVTLTSTQGATVMLLGGEKLDGERFIEWNFVASSREKIERAKLAWTNQEMGKVPGETEWIPLPERKPR, encoded by the coding sequence ATGTCCTCATCGATCAAAGCGGTTCTGAAGCCCCACGTCCGCGATATCGGCAATCTGGCCGTGCGGCGCGTGCTGCCCGCGATGGCCGCGCGTCTCGTCGGCCCGTTCATCTTCTTCGACCACATGGGCCCCGCCACGCTGCCGGCCGGCACCGGGCTCGACGTGCGCCCGCATCCGCATATCGGACTCGCGACCGTCACGTATCTGTTCGAAGGTGCGATCATGCATCGCGACAGCCTCGGCTCGGAACAGAAGATCGTTCCCGGCGACGTCAACTGGATGACGGCGGGCCGCGGCATCGTTCACTCGGAACGCACGCCGGAACCCGATCGCACGAATGGCTCGACGGTGCACGGTATCCAGACATGGGTCGCGCTGCCGCTCGCGGATGAAGACGTCGAGCCGTCGTTCGAACATCACGCGGGCGCCACGCTGCCGGAAATCGAACGCAACGGCGTCAGGCTGCGCATCATCGCGGGCTCGTCGTTCGGCGAAACGTCGCCGGCGCGAACCTTCTCGGGCACGCTCTACGCCGCCGCGCATTTCTCGCCGGGCAGCGTGCTCGCGCTCGAACCGGAACACGACGAACGCGGCGTCTACCTCGTCGACGGCGACCTGTCGCTAGACGGCGAACCGCTCGAAGTCGCGACGATGGCTGTGCTCACGCCCGGCGAAACCGTCACGCTCACGAGCACGCAAGGCGCCACCGTGATGCTGCTCGGCGGCGAGAAACTCGACGGCGAGCGCTTCATCGAATGGAATTTCGTCGCGAGTTCGCGCGAGAAAATCGAGCGCGCAAAACTCGCGTGGACGAATCAGGAAATGGGCAAGGTGCCCGGCGAGACCGAGTGGATCCCGTTGCCCGAGCGCAAGCCGCGCTAG
- a CDS encoding EamA family transporter, which yields MSPKDLLLALVVVVAWGVNFVMIKVGLHGVPPMLLGALRFMLAAFPAVFFIKRPKMPWRWLIAYGATISLGQFAFLFSAMYVGMPAGLASLVLQAQAFFTLLFAAVFLHERFRLQNVLGLVVAAVGLAVIGMQGGAAMTLAGFILTLCAAVMWALGNIVTKKVGKVDLVGLVAWGSLIPPVPFFLLSYLLEGPQRIEAALTGIGASSVFAIVYLAFVATLVGYGLWSRLLSRYPAGQVAPFSLLVPIVGLASASLFLDESLSGAEIGGAVLVMVGLAVNVFGGWVVERFSLAR from the coding sequence ATGTCACCAAAAGACCTGCTGCTGGCGCTGGTCGTCGTCGTTGCGTGGGGTGTGAACTTTGTCATGATCAAGGTTGGGCTGCATGGTGTTCCGCCGATGCTGCTTGGCGCGCTGCGCTTCATGCTTGCTGCTTTTCCCGCTGTGTTCTTCATCAAACGGCCGAAGATGCCGTGGCGATGGCTCATCGCTTATGGCGCGACGATCTCGCTGGGGCAGTTCGCGTTCCTGTTTTCGGCGATGTATGTCGGGATGCCGGCTGGGCTCGCGTCCTTAGTGCTGCAGGCCCAGGCGTTCTTTACGCTTCTGTTTGCAGCTGTGTTTTTGCATGAGCGGTTTCGCTTGCAAAACGTGCTCGGGCTCGTTGTCGCGGCTGTCGGGCTTGCTGTGATCGGTATGCAGGGCGGTGCCGCGATGACGCTTGCCGGGTTCATTCTCACGCTGTGCGCGGCTGTGATGTGGGCGCTCGGCAATATCGTCACCAAGAAAGTCGGTAAGGTCGATCTGGTGGGTCTCGTCGCGTGGGGGAGTCTGATTCCGCCTGTGCCGTTCTTTTTGCTGTCTTATCTTCTTGAGGGCCCGCAGCGGATTGAGGCTGCTCTGACGGGTATCGGCGCTTCGTCCGTGTTCGCGATCGTTTATCTCGCGTTTGTTGCTACGCTGGTTGGGTATGGGCTTTGGAGCCGCCTGCTGTCGAGATATCCGGCGGGGCAGGTTGCGCCGTTTTCGTTGCTCGTGCCGATTGTTGGGCTGGCATCGGCTTCGTTGTTTCTCGACGAGTCGTTGTCGGGGGCGGAGATTGGCGGCGCGGTTCTGGTGATGGTGGGGCTTGCCGTTAATGTGTTTGGTGGGTGGGTCGTGGAGAGGTTTTCTCTCGCGAGGTGA
- a CDS encoding N-acetylmuramoyl-L-alanine amidase: MSRKMLIKPFRSIESAATATHNWRRRQILRAGASTLVLGLVAPRLAWAQSVLGVRVWPARDYTRVTIESDQPLQNTQQLLQGPDRLVVDLNGLDLDQALKDLVSKIAPNDPQIQSVRVGQYQPHVVRMVFDLKGSVKPQVFTLPPVGTYKYRLVFDLYPAVAPDPLMELLAQSERKQQQLDDNAASPTAPPAATLSGPSAPPADNTDAFFEKYAQNNAPSSPSPTPRPPVHTAPAPAPHVPSKPTPTPAPPVIARNNDNDADNDGDSGDDAYKFTTPKKGSNTVRLLTVAIDPGHGGEDPGAIGGSGTYEKHVALDIAKKLRAKIDAQPNMRAMMTRDADFFVPLNVRVQKARRVGADLFVSIHADAFTTPEASGSSVFALSEHGASSAAARWMANKENSSDQIGGINIKSADASVNRALFDMSTTAQIRDSMRYGTFVLKEIGGINRLHKGSVEQAGFAVLKAPDIPSILVETAFISNPDEERRLNDDAYREKMASAIMTGIKRYFAANPPLAKNRMT, translated from the coding sequence ATGTCTCGAAAGATGTTGATCAAACCGTTCCGCTCGATCGAATCGGCGGCCACCGCGACGCACAACTGGCGCCGCCGGCAGATTCTTCGCGCGGGCGCTTCCACGCTCGTCCTCGGGCTCGTCGCGCCGCGTCTGGCGTGGGCGCAGTCGGTGCTCGGCGTGCGCGTGTGGCCGGCGCGCGACTACACGCGCGTGACCATCGAGTCCGACCAGCCGCTGCAGAACACCCAGCAGTTGCTGCAAGGCCCGGACCGGCTGGTGGTCGATCTGAACGGACTCGATCTCGACCAGGCGCTGAAGGATCTCGTCTCGAAGATCGCGCCGAACGATCCGCAGATTCAATCCGTGCGCGTCGGGCAGTATCAGCCGCACGTCGTGCGGATGGTGTTCGACCTGAAGGGTTCGGTGAAGCCGCAGGTGTTCACGCTGCCGCCCGTCGGCACGTACAAGTATCGCCTCGTGTTCGACCTGTATCCCGCCGTGGCGCCGGACCCGCTGATGGAACTGCTCGCGCAGTCGGAGCGCAAGCAACAGCAACTGGACGACAATGCCGCGTCGCCAACTGCGCCACCCGCCGCGACGCTGAGCGGCCCGTCGGCGCCGCCTGCCGACAACACCGACGCGTTCTTCGAGAAGTACGCGCAGAACAACGCGCCGTCGTCGCCCTCGCCCACGCCGCGACCGCCCGTGCATACGGCGCCGGCGCCCGCGCCACACGTTCCGTCGAAGCCCACGCCGACGCCCGCACCGCCCGTCATCGCGCGCAACAACGACAACGATGCGGACAACGACGGCGATAGCGGCGACGACGCCTACAAGTTCACCACCCCGAAGAAGGGCAGCAACACGGTGCGCCTGTTGACGGTCGCGATCGATCCGGGCCATGGCGGCGAGGACCCTGGCGCGATCGGCGGAAGCGGCACGTATGAGAAGCACGTTGCGCTCGATATCGCGAAGAAGCTACGCGCCAAGATCGATGCGCAGCCGAACATGCGCGCGATGATGACGCGCGACGCCGACTTCTTCGTGCCGCTGAACGTGCGGGTGCAAAAGGCGCGGCGCGTCGGCGCGGACCTGTTCGTGTCGATCCATGCGGATGCGTTCACCACGCCGGAGGCGAGCGGCTCGTCGGTGTTTGCGCTATCGGAGCATGGCGCGTCGAGCGCGGCCGCGCGCTGGATGGCGAACAAGGAAAACTCGTCGGATCAGATTGGCGGTATCAACATCAAGTCCGCCGATGCGAGCGTGAATCGCGCGTTGTTCGATATGTCGACGACGGCCCAGATTCGCGATTCGATGCGGTATGGCACTTTCGTGCTGAAGGAGATTGGCGGGATCAACAGGTTGCATAAGGGGTCTGTTGAGCAGGCCGGTTTTGCTGTGCTGAAAGCACCGGATATTCCGTCGATTCTTGTTGAGACTGCGTTTATCAGTAACCCGGATGAGGAGCGTCGTCTGAATGACGATGCGTATCGGGAGAAGATGGCTAGCGCGATCATGACCGGGATCAAGCGATATTTTGCGGCTAATCCGCCGCTGGCTAAGAATCGGATGACCTGA
- the tsaE gene encoding tRNA (adenosine(37)-N6)-threonylcarbamoyltransferase complex ATPase subunit type 1 TsaE, translating to MPDHTGPANRPSAAVLLERQFALADEAATMAFGERFAHAIDGVRSEVDATGHHAFNGLQVQLHGDLGAGKTTLVRATLRALGHAGRVRSPTYTLVEPYAVERPDGELELYHFDLYRFTDPAEWADAGFREYFDSGAICLVEWPERAGSLLGVPDLVFSLDVDGDGRMLIARAYSEPGKACLERC from the coding sequence ATGCCCGATCACACAGGTCCCGCGAATCGACCTTCCGCCGCTGTCCTGCTCGAGCGCCAGTTTGCGCTCGCGGACGAAGCCGCGACCATGGCATTCGGCGAGCGCTTCGCGCATGCGATCGACGGCGTGCGCAGCGAAGTCGACGCGACGGGCCATCACGCATTCAACGGTCTCCAGGTGCAGTTGCACGGCGACCTGGGCGCAGGCAAAACGACTCTCGTGCGCGCCACGTTACGCGCGCTCGGACATGCGGGCCGCGTGCGCAGCCCGACCTACACACTCGTCGAACCTTATGCGGTCGAACGGCCGGATGGGGAACTCGAGCTGTATCACTTCGATCTCTACCGTTTCACCGATCCGGCCGAATGGGCCGACGCAGGCTTTCGCGAATACTTCGACAGCGGCGCTATCTGCCTCGTCGAATGGCCGGAACGCGCGGGCAGTCTGCTGGGCGTGCCGGATCTCGTCTTCTCGCTCGACGTCGACGGCGATGGCCGCATGCTGATCGCCCGGGCGTATAGCGAACCAGGAAAGGCATGTCTCGAAAGATGTTGA